The genome window TCGATTCAACATtcgttaaatatttatatattcaaTAGAAGCTCGAAACTTTAAAtgtgaaaattcgaaatctTTGGTTTGTTTGGTTCAAGAGCATCGCGAAGTCGTGGAAATCGAATGATTTCTCATCTTCGTTTGTGTGTTGTTTTCGTGTACTAAAATTCGTACGTATCCTACGTTTTTCTACCATGGGCAATAACAGTTATAATCGCAAAGGTGTACAACTGAGTAATCAAcgattttctctttctatttATGTATAGGCCAACAAAGTAGGACAATCGTAGCATTTAAATGGCCAATGATCGATTTTCGATTTGCAAATAAACCCACACAAAGAGGTTTGAGCCAATTGACGTGGAAATTTCATCCCCGAACCCTCACGGTGCCCACCAGAATTTTCAACAAACCACGAACCCAGAAAAATCCCAAAAGAGACAACTAAATGTAAGGGAAATaatgtttgaatttttaacgcaATTTCGGTAACTCGGACCCACTGAAATTTCACTCCAAGTCGCTCAAACCTTCGTGTGTGTTTGAAATTCGTTAAGTAATTGGAAAGAATTGTTTGAATATCgaaacgataatttatttaagTTTTTTAGGCATTCTCGTACGCCTCTTACCAAGCTCCTTGACAGCGATCGGCTGATAATTCTCCGGATGATGCGAGGATTGTATTAATCGCGCCTGACTACCTGTACTTCCCGCCGAAATCGTCGAGGTCGTGCTTAACGTCAGATGATTCGGCGTCCGCCCCAAACTCGTTTTCTTCTCCCCTAAAAAAGCCTGCGAGTCCTCCTCACCCTCGGACTTGGTACCCGAATCCATTTCGACTTTCACTTCTCCTGAACACAACGATCGATCTGTACTATATATTACATCCAATAATTACTAACTATTACACTCGAGCTGTCTGCTCGAGCTAATTGGTGCAATAACTTCCAGGCATTTCGAGACCATCTCGACCTTCGAATGCTccatttttctgcttttttttttatcttgctCGAACTTCTCATATTGATTGAGGCTTCGAAGAAGTGCTCGGACGATAAAATTGATGGTGTTTCAGGAAAAAAGTggggcaaaaaaatttctgaatgtttGGAAGTCCTTGAAAAACCGAAGATCGAAGTACATTCGAACGATTGAAATTTGTCTGTGCTCGAAATTATTGTGTAAAACCGTTTTCTCGAATTCCCTATTAGCGAGGCGAGACGAAACTTCATCGTTGTTTTGACTCGTGCTCAAATTCTATTCGATCAATtatttgagatatttattggaGCTTTACGGAATTTTACTTGGCCCCTCTTTGGGAGCCTCTCTAATTAGggaaatcatttgaaaatggtTTGTAACGAAGCTTTTTTTCAGAAAGTATTTGACGAAAAACTTGCATTGGGAAAAAAGCATTTGATGGGAATTCaaagaaacggaaaattcgtacgaaaacgccaaaatgaaaattttattcttatgCGTTGCAGGGATCTCCAGTCaatgatgagaaaaatgtgTTTGCTAACCTGAGGTATCACTGATGGTTTTGCTTCTCGAGCGAAAGGTCGGTTGGTGTTGTTGACTCGGCTGTGGTTCTTCGGTTTCCTTGTCCTCGGAGCTTTCGTGATCGATCGACGGTTTCGAATGGCTGTACTTTCTTTTGGTATTGAGCATGTTAGACAACAATTGTTGTTTACCCGCTTTTTTCGAAACAGCGCCAGTCTGCGATTGGCCGTTTCCGTTTTGTCCCTGACTAGGGCAGATGGGTGGTTTgtccattttttcaacgtgCCCCGTCGATATCCGTGACAAAGTCATCGGTGGTTGGCTGATGTTCGGCTTGGTCGATGGTATGCTCATGTTTCTCACGGATTCTCGTATTATTTGGCGTATTGTTTTCAAAAATGCGTTCCTGAACTCGGTCGTGCTGGggacgaagataaaaaaaatacgaattgcAAGAATGAGACGCCAAAAAACCtctcgaaaatgttttttatggaattgaGCTTCGAACAGCGATAataaaatcgcatttcaatttCACAGCTCGTTGTACCTGTTCGAGAGAACGTAAACCTTCTCCGAGCGTCTCTGCAACTGACTTCGTAGATGAATCAATTCCCAAAGGAAGTGCGAGTCCATGTCCTTGGCGCAGCTCGCACGAACCTGGACCTCGGTCACAGGGATGAGCACTTGATAGCGAATGATTTCGACCTCGCTGGAATTCGTTTTTGTCGAAACGCCCTGGAAGTTTgtaacatcgaaaaatcagcGGTCGACCGGTCGAGcgaattattgaaacttctgaATTTTCGAGCAATAAATATTCCTCCTTTCTTTCATAATCACCATAAGTTTCTTCTTCTGCCTCAGTCTCTCCTTGCACAGGAAAACAACAGCTGATTTGAAAACGAAGCACATCGCATGAAGCTCCAGACCCTTTTTGATTTTGCCAAGAAAGTCGGAGATGTTCAACCACTCGACTCCACCGTAGTACAACAAATCACCGGGACTCAGATCGATTGGCTGAAAGCACCGTATTgtcatgaaaaatcgaatcgtAGCTGCGTTTCTCTCACAATTATGCAATCGAAATTATTCGAAACCTCACAAGAAACGCTGAATTTGCTGAATTTACCTGTTTGCACGATTTCTGATGCTGCCTGAACAAATGATCGAAAATAGCCCCGTACTCTTCGTGAATTCTTTGCATCTCGTTGATGTGTTCAGCCACTTTTTCCATGCCCTTGAGTGCCTCTGTAAAATAAAGTTCATCCTCATGAGAGTGTGATGCTTAAAAAATCGCAAGAATTTCAAGAAACCGTTGCCACCAATTGTTGGGGGATTTCTCACCAATCAAGTGCTGGTGTTCTTCGCTGCGTTCGTccgttaaatttttcaattgttgcAATAATAAAGGATATTTTAATATCCTTTGAATTGGTTTTATCAGATAAGACTCGAGGGTCGATGAATGTTGCTGTCGAGGATTTCTCGCTTGTAGGAATTCTTGTAAGGCTTGATTTCCTTCGTCTGCAAAGTCAAATGATTTCTCGTTTGACACTCGTCAGTAAAGATCTCGAGTCGTTTCGTTTTTTAGCCTACTTACTCGGGTGTAAAACTTTTTGGGCCTTCGAGTGACTGGCACAGAACGAGCTGTACAGCTTGAAGTGATTCACGTAATGTAAAAAGGCACTTCCAATGGCGAACAGAACATTCTGtacaaagtgaaaaaaaaaaatggtcatcCGGCGAGAGTCAGAAACGTCATTATTTGTTTGCTATTTTACCTGAAATTGGCTGGGGACGTCGTACTCCTCGAAATCTACCGCAGCCTCCATAATGTTATCGAGACTATGCAGAAATTGTCGTTGAAACGTTATGATTTCTTGGATATTACCAAAGAGTGCGTTTATTTCAGCGTTCGAGAGAAAAGTCTCGCGTTTCAGGGGCTCCAAATAATTCTCCAGCAAGTTATTTAAATTctgcaaataattttttttttttttttttcattaataccTAATTTATAATCAATgcgaaagggaaaaaaaatcatttgagccAGCAGTGCAGTGGGGGTTGAAAACGATCCTAAATTCCCCTTAAATTGGGCTCGTTTTCGACTCCCCTGTCAAGAACAaagttcgattgaattttgagCTTTGTCGTACCTTTACGTAAGTTCGTTCAGTCTCGATCAATTCGGAAATGACTTTCTTGAGCTTTTCAGCATCACTCAATTGTCGACTCGGAGTTAGTACTTGGGAGTGCGAACTGACGACGCTTCCGGTAGGGCTGGATTTTCTCGTCTCACCGGGTGAGCGGCAAATGCCGGTAACTTGTTCTGCcgttttcaacaaattttcaatctcGAAGGAATTCGTCCGCGACGTTTGTTTTCCGTTCTCCAGATGGGAACCCGGTGCGGAGTCTTGCATCATTCCGTCTTTgcctgaaaatcattttttaaccaAATTTATTGGGGGTTCGATGAGAGTCGATCGTAATTTCTAATTGTTTATTTGACGAGAATCAGCAAAAACTGAAAttcatcagattctcaatCGTTCAGAGCCAAAACTGTCACTCCCACATTCgacaaaatttgacgaaacGATGATAAGAGTGATCGAAATTAAGGGCAGACTCACTCCACCCCGGTGCCGGAACGATGAGCCCGGTTATCATTTCTTCACTGATGACCGGTGGGTCGGTCGGTGGTGGGGGACAAACGAGGCTCTCGATGATGTCGTCGGTGACTCTCATAATGCCCGAGAGATCGGGAGGCTCGGTTCTGGACGATCTCATCATCATACAAAGTGCCAATTCCTCTTGCAACACGCTTTCGAGATACATCATGTCCAGATCGCTCACAATCGCTCCGTTAATCACCATTATTTCGTCGCTTTTGATGATACCTGAAAAACCGAGTGATTTTTAAGTTCCACCGGCAAAGTAAACGAGTCCCCGAAACCGAGGAAAATCGATTtcgagacagaaaaaaatgtctaaccAAAGGAATGGAGTTTAAAGaaagcatttttatttttagaataaaaattgcgaaaagtTGATCGAAAATAACGTTGATTAGAAAATATCGATTCGTATGGTGGAAAACCTTCGTTGTTCATTACTCGCGTTCGATCCTGCGTAACGCTTTCGACGTTATTGGAAGTGAcgtaagaaaaataataaacttcTGTTTTCGAGATGATTCCGTGTTATTGTGATTATTATATCGAGCCAACGCAAGCGAGAAACGCGAGATTCGAATCATCCCGAGCGTTCCGCCCTCCTGCATCCCCGGGGGAGTTTTCTTCCCTCGCAGAATTAATACATGTACGTATCGCTAAAGCCGCAGCGCACCTTCATACGGATTCAAGCTGCGCGGATATATTTACGTGGGTAAACGCGTCAAGAACGGTTCACCAGAGCGCGATCGTCGAGTGCTTTACGAGGACTTTGCTCGCGAGCAACGAGCGGTGAGCGACGGAAAATCGATGAATAACCAATAGCCGCGGGAGCCACAAAATAAACCTATAGACCTTCCACTCCCGGctaaatttcaacaattttttcctctattttACCTCTCGGTTTTCGGTACCAATTAAACGGTGCTAAATCATCATTGATTTATTGACCGTGACCCTTCACCTTCAATGTAACGAGCTGTATCGAACCCTTGCAGGCCAAATCCTTCGACCATGAAATCTCCCTGACGatatttatcgattttcaagttttttgccGTTTCAAACGCTGCGGAGTCCGGGGGCTCGAGGCTCGTttgaaaagcatttttttctcatgagtttttcaaaacgtatcacaataaatatgaattttttgaatgtgaaaaaaggattttcgCCATTTATCCCCGGGGCTCTTTGAACTCGGAAAAATTGAATCGTTGTTCCTGCATTTGTTTAAGCTTTAGAAAACAAAGGCGTCGAATTTTTGAACGATCATCCCTCGCCGGGATCTAGCGAGATGGtattcaatcaattttctGTCTATTAACGAGCGAAAGAATGTTTCAAgtaattcgatttttcaatctccATCCTTACAAtaacgagaggaaaaagtatttttggacttttttcacaaaattttccattaacaaaatagtatattacaccacaagggcagaaagtttgatattcctgcactgcgcgtcaaacttctgcccgtgtggtgtatactatttttcttcatagccggtcgaaattacgtttcttccgaaatcATTGACAGCCCCGTCGTCTGCTGGTACGCATCTATCGAtagaagatgttttgatgcctgccccgacatttgctgcacgagcgaagcgagtgctgctGGTCGGGGGAGGGCaggcataaaaaaaacaagatattagcaaagataattaatatgaatatttgcattcttatgaacctgaaaatagatcattattccgaacgactatattcattttatcagcctggtcactttatttttggctttcacattgattttatctggaaggataaatgtatgttattcgttcggatttgtactgttttgataacagtgcttggaaataatatggcatttccataacatatttccgaatgaataacataagcttattcgtacggtttgcggatgactagacacaacctttcaaaaaacacgtaagCAATATCGGTTCAAACGTGAAACGTcaaaagtaacaaaaataattacgtcaaaCATTTCGGAAtgtagaaaaaagtttttgctcccgccgagacaaatgaagcgcgtgcagttttgacagcgCAGAAATGTTATCTTTCGACTGAGGtgtgcagaaaaaaatttttgcgcCCGCTGTCACAGCGAGCGTGtttttatgaagaaaaattcattggtgCAATACAACGAGAGACGGAgaaagtaacaaaaaaacagACGCCTTCGTAAGCATTTTGATTCGATGGGACAGCAAAGTGATTTTCAGCCTGTTTTCACATGCCGAATCATTTCGAAAGTCGATTTTCAAGGTAGAATAAAGTGGACTGAAGAGGACGAAAACGGTATTTACCGTTGTGCATGGCGACGCTTTTGTCCTCGACTCTGCTGACATAGCAGCACAGTTCGTCCTGTCTGTCCGCATTTTCGATGAGTTCAGCCTCGACGGAGAAGCCCCACATTTGATCAAGGGTCGTGCGTTGTAATTTAACTTGATAAAGTATTTTAGCGCAtacttcaacgatttcgtgaGTGTGAAGCTGCGAATTGAAATGGTTGAGCTAATTTACAAGCGAGAAATATAAACTTtctccaaaaaatattgagctTCGGATAAAGTTTGGACGACCCTTAAACCTCCTCAGAtggatgaatattttttgaaatatcacAAAATTAAGAATAACGTGGCTAAGCGGTGGGAGAAATATTGACTCACGTAAGTATCGATCCCGTCGGTTCTGTGTGGCACGAAATAATTGTGATCTTCCATGTCCCTCCGTTTTTTAACTCTAACGAAATGTTCCATCGGATTGAGACCTTTTCTGCTGCAGGCACTCGCCAGGAATTCCTCGACGGTCATCGCATCCCGAAGAAACACGGAGACGAGCTGTCAAATCGAAAGCGTTCAGTTATCGAGCAGCCATAAAAGCGCACGAAAGAGCAGATCAAATCGATTTTAGAACGAGCCACTTTTTCCAACTCGATTTTTATCACCTTCCGCGGGGCTCAAACTTCCCTCACGAAAACTTTGCTCGCATTTCCGAGAGAACTTCGTCGCTTTCAACCCGAATTTCACACCTGACGAGTGTGCCAGCTCTCATCGTCGTATCGCTGGAGAAACGTCCCGGGGGGGAAATAGGGCTGTGAGACAAGTTACCGAGGAGCTTCTCGAGCCACCAGCAATAAATTTCGAACATCAATTAATACTCGTGTAATTCGATCGAACTTAATTAACACCGagattctctctccctctcttgctCGTTGTTCCTCCACCAATTACTGTTGTGTACACAGGGGCCGCGTATTATTTGGAACACGAGTCTCGATAATTGCACGTGCGTAACAGCATCGAAACTCGATCCGTTGAGCGCGCCATTCATCATCAATCCCCTGACACGTATGTGCCACAAGTTGATTGTTTTTTACCTACTGGTGCGTTAAATTATTTGTCTGGTGATTGAAATCAAAGGGAATTTGTGTTTGAAAAGTTGATTGAATATTGGGCGAAGTGGTGAGCGGCGTTAGGAagctcattttttcgaaaccctcgtttgaaataaaatcCTTAGAAAAGTTTGATTACTTGAGAAGTTTAAAGTCGATCAAAGGGATGAAAACCGTTGGAGGAAAAGTCTCGGGGAACCTTGGCGACTGGACATTTTATCCGCTCCGAGTATTCATTGTTCACTGATCGAATAAAATGTTACCTGATTTTCCGGGACGGAAACCTTGACCGACTTTTCTTCGTCCCTGGAGGATATTTGCAGCGATCTGCGGCTCGAAGCGCTGTTCGATCTCGACAAAAGTGGGGGCCTCCTCTTAGTGGCGCCACGGCCAGCCAATAAATTGTTGAGTAACGAGGGGCTCCGGGCACAAATGAATGCGTGGAAAGAAGAGACGGTAAATACTCCGAGTTTGTAGAGCGTTTGTTTGGTTGCGCGTGACACGTGGGTCAGGAGGCTCTGCGACATTAACGACTTGGTTAATTAATCAAGTTTTCAAACTTCTCTATTAAATAATCTGGCGCTTTCGAATATTCGTATAAGCTCGGTTCACCTTTGGATTGGGCAGTTCGCCACTTTGCAAGCTCGCCATGTAGCACCGCAAGCGGAATTGTTCGCAGTGCAATCTCTCCAAATTCTCCTCCCACAGAACGATCTGGTTGTTTATTTGCTGTTTTATCTCGATGTCCGAAACGACAGATTGCTGAAGATCGGCCATGTGCTTCAGCTTGTGATCCtacaaattcataaaaaattatcgattcCCGAACGTCTTCCTCGTTGCTCTCCCCCCGTTTCATTCGACCAACGAAATCGATTATGCTCTCGGAATAAATTCACTCACCGAATCTATCGCCTTGTCCAATCGGCCGATCTCTTCCTGAAGAAGATGAAGAGTCCCGGTTTTACCACGATGACGAGCGAATGCAGCCGCACACGCCGAGTGTATACTGTTCACCCAATTCTCCAATTCCACTTGACACGGCGCCTATTAATTCGAGCGAATATTCCCATATAAGTATAAACCAATCGCAGGCTATTCATTCCACCAAGCTTTTCtgctctttcatttttttccgagctgcaattcgattattttgttttctacgttttttttttttttttcttcatttttccaacCCTCTGTTCAGCCGcgcagaattttattttagtcTGAAAGGTAATCGAGCCTGGAGTATCAGCGATCGGGCTCGAGCGAGCCGAAAAATGTGCTGGAAGCCTTTCGAGTAGTTTCGTTCTGTCAGAATAGTCGAACGACGAGCAGCAATTCACTTTTCACGTttatttaatcaaattttattgaaaacatCGCTAGTTTTGATAGTTCCAATTCGATCAAAAGATtcgtttaataaaaataattgattcgattgaatttcgagataaaaataaatcccgAAGGAATTAAAACGGAAAAACTTGACGATGCAATCTCGGGGTCGAAAAACCGATCATGAGCCTCAGTGATCGGCGAGAAAAATTGATGGAGTGTCGAAacagagagtgaaaaaaatgtgatgatAATATACCTGGAAGAGATAAGCGTCACCGAACGCAGTGCTGAGACAGAATATGTAATCCCTCTTAGGATGCTCTGGTATGGGCTGCATAATAGCACCATCAACGATAATAAGATGCTTGGGTGCTGTTTCCACTGCTCTGCTCTCGTGAGAATCGCAAGGATAGAACAAAAGTGTCGTACCCTTGAGACAAACCCAATAACCCTTCCAGCCTCTTTTCTTCGCCAATTCAATCTGGTGCTTCTTGCgcaacagccattttttaaCGCTGAGAAATCTGTCAATCAAACAAACGCAAAAGCTTGATCTTCGGCTCGTTGGCtttcgaatggaaataaaatgtcATCGAAGCTTTCGGATTTTCGAGAggcttttcttttctcgcaattttttcaatcctttTCGAAACGGTCGTCCAATAAGTTACCACGATTTCAAAGTTCTCCGAGCCCGCTCTCTCGTTATttggacgttttttttttttttttttttttttccagttttataACTTACCCAGCTTTGCGAACAGCGCCAGTACAATTGAACGATGCTGCAGCGGTTCCCGTCTGTTTTCCACTGTACGGTGAGTTCATGACACTTTcgccgtcgtcgtcatcgCTCACGGCGGTCGTCAACGACATTCTGTCGTCGTCGGACATCTGGAAAAGCAAAGATGATTCGGGTTGAATGAATATTTGGCTATGATCGGTTGGTGAGCGTTTCGACGATCGGAAGCGATCCTCCGTGAGCGTGGAAATTCAGTGAGTGCCGAGTTTATCACTCGAAACGATCTCGAGAATATTGGCTTCGTTCAAAACATTGTCCCCGACAGGAAAACAACGAATGGCGAAGAACAAGAAAAACTTCGGGCTCGCTAATGACTTTTGTATTTTAATTGGGGATTCGTTTAGCTCGACCAACTTTTCTACTCTTTCTGTCAGTGCAGCTTCCGTCGTAACGGACAACGCAAAAATCGCAAGGGAGTTGTTGGCCATTTTTGTATTCGCTTCGCTCTTCATTTACCCGGGAGCAGgaagaggatgaaaaaaactgCGAACTTTCGACTCTCGCTAATGACTTTAGTACGTTGATCGAGGACCGGATTCTGCGTCAGGGACTTGGCGCTCTACTTTGAAATTTGCATCGCGACGCCGTTACAGATTATCACGAGATCGGGGAAACctcagtttttccaaattccataattttgagattaaaattaatgaaaaaaaaaaaaaaaaaaaaaaaaaagcaattacAAGATTTTTCATCGCATTGAAAACTTACGACTCTCTTGAGAAAGTCCGCATTGCAATCGTCCGCGGTAAGGTGCGGATGGTAATGACAATAACAGCTCTCTTTAAGcagcttcatatttttcttcgtcgagCCGTTGAGCTTGAACATTATTCCCTTCCTCGCGTGGCTCAGACCGTCGATGTAACGTTGCGCCCAGGTATTCAACGCTccatttatgattttcaataatttgcaATAATAGCCCTCCCCGTAGCCCTGATTAACCTTTTCCTCGACGTTTTTGCAATTGAACCAATACAATTTCTTTGTTTCGTTTATACATATGACACTGATCTCGTGTCGTTTGCACAAACAATAATACTTTTTGCACTGTTTCTTGTGAAGTGTCTCGAGGTCTGTGTAACCGCCACTGCCACTTGGATTATCATCGAACAGTTCGTTATAATTGGAGGCATAACCGAACGACGGCCATCCTTTATCTACCATCATTCGTCTATCTTGATCCACGCTACGccgaatttttatcgattcttgTCGAATCAATAATCAATAATCATCCACGATTGCTTCATTTTATTACGGAGAATTTCGTCTTGTCCATTCGAATCACGTTTCCCTAAAACGTTTACTTCGTTTCTCCCTGGCTTTagaagattttcatttttttctgagctttccatctttttttttttattattgcgaAAGGTTAAATCTGCGATTAACTAAGCAATTTTCAATCGGTTTTTATAATCACTTTTTTGACTTTATTTGTTTCAATGAATGCTCAAATTCCCCAGCACTCACGCGGCGAACTgtatcgaaaatatttttgcatcCCCTCCCGTCGCATTTTCACATTCACATAAATTTATTCGTTATCGTTAAAGCGCTACAcactttattcatttattcgtAGACGTTAAAAAGTAACGAgagtatttttttccccttaaatacgtatattttgtttatttgttaAAATGATTATTGTGACTCGAAATAACGCTCGAGAAAAGTCCCTTCATTATCGTTAAAGCGCGTATTTTTCTCTGACCTCGTTTTTCCCTTTAACTCgagcacatttttttgtttccccaACTCCGTTGTCGAagtttttcaccatttttgttgttgtttcttttcccatatatatatatatatatatatatatactctcGATTCTCAAGACATTTTGTGTATACATAGAAATATTTGTTTAAATACTCGTCGAAACGGACCAtctatataaaaataaatgatttatctctattttttttaaattcttcttCTTATTCGTTATATATATTCGTCGATTATTTCTCCGAACGATTTACATTTGGACAGTTATTATTCTaaaataattcattcactTGGTACAGACTCGTATAAGCGCAGGGCGAAAGTTGCATCAgcatttcgtgtttttttttttcgaaatattcgaaaagcCTAGTTTCTCCTTGTATATTATCCGGCCTCATCGGAGCGAAAGGTCGTATTTT of Venturia canescens isolate UGA chromosome 6, ASM1945775v1, whole genome shotgun sequence contains these proteins:
- the sif gene encoding protein still life, isoform SIF type 1 isoform X5 gives rise to the protein MGNKLSCSCAPLSKRGYRDEDSPWQAGARPAIGVPRGEAGHLLRCGSVIEKKRLWAEVFHVSASGAGTVKWQQVSEDLVPVNIRCLQDTPELVFHITAYNSQVDKILDVRLVQPGTRIGQASECFIYWKDTMTNDTWGLNFTSPIDAKQFKECCTPRKAASLYSFKAEQGNKQKVKPRIKPLSTPASPSRTKAAPQCTCMRLEQLSTLRNQDPKMRCSSTLPRTMTRSSDMETTPNRDKITAATSSASLYDNVNNANDTPGKTLKSSDSCKYKDKQQQNETCQTTPKTANAATGTANVGSQIDSPEEKGTTISPKRGVKHQDSGTQQNGSGGERETLKSEGTQAGGTLQNKSMRKEQLHHTKSADYTELEMQNGNIFNIVNNNHNGRKSKSKSTDDMRIENAQNGCISLDPITLKKMLKPIPSIDSSVTSPEMTMKRHHTINYYHPNNNNQKYMPSEAENENYVDHHRRPYNNKCQVSRSVHELGRPYTGGRGRLYLDLERNRCTGDISPPSDNVIFDNQCYATTPSSSNGNSDMEQPNHCNSRRCNNQGGGGGCGGGGGGGQTYQQQNMQSVSTPGSPTSRLLLEYEMHLRNTLAKGMDAESYSLHTFEALLTQSMENLEFAENLPMNAQRTPHVTRRRLNNNKSSTLPLSYRYCNERPTNRDRDGYYSDRNEIIRESRERDAERERGYLSDYNSRCQSCIGESARAQWFRHSDGWRSGSSTLGSGASNSANPNYGGHKRESPWDSLPSLRHEGSLNDSGYKSNRTDSFEQRGTFDRQDSVRSDYMSDREGRYGIVQQASLESTDSRLCYLTSSEMSDDDRMSLTTAVSDDDDGESVMNSPYSGKQTGTAAASFNCTGAVRKAGFLSVKKWLLRKKHQIELAKKRGWKGYWVCLKGTTLLFYPCDSHESRAVETAPKHLIIVDGAIMQPIPEHPKRDYIFCLSTAFGDAYLFQAPCQVELENWVNSIHSACAAAFARHRGKTGTLHLLQEEIGRLDKAIDSDHKLKHMADLQQSVVSDIEIKQQINNQIVLWEENLERLHCEQFRLRCYMASLQSGELPNPKSLMSQSLLTHVSRATKQTLYKLGVFTVSSFHAFICARSPSLLNNLLAGRGATKRRPPLLSRSNSASSRRSLQISSRDEEKSVKVSVPENQLVSVFLRDAMTVEEFLASACSRKGLNPMEHFVRVKKRRDMEDHNYFVPHRTDGIDTYLHTHEIVEVCAKILYQVKLQRTTLDQMWGFSVEAELIENADRQDELCCYVSRVEDKSVAMHNGIIKSDEIMVINGAIVSDLDMMYLESVLQEELALCMMMRSSRTEPPDLSGIMRVTDDIIESLVCPPPPTDPPVISEEMITGLIVPAPGWSKDGMMQDSAPGSHLENGKQTSRTNSFEIENLLKTAEQVTGICRSPGETRKSSPTGSVVSSHSQVLTPSRQLSDAEKLKKVISELIETERTYVKNLNNLLENYLEPLKRETFLSNAEINALFGNIQEIITFQRQFLHSLDNIMEAAVDFEEYDVPSQFQNVLFAIGSAFLHYVNHFKLYSSFCASHSKAQKVLHPNEGNQALQEFLQARNPRQQHSSTLESYLIKPIQRILKYPLLLQQLKNLTDERSEEHQHLIEALKGMEKVAEHINEMQRIHEEYGAIFDHLFRQHQKSCKQPIDLSPGDLLYYGGVEWLNISDFLGKIKKGLELHAMCFVFKSAVVFLCKERLRQKKKLMGVSTKTNSSEVEIIRYQVLIPVTEVQVRASCAKDMDSHFLWELIHLRSQLQRRSEKVYVLSNSTTEFRNAFLKTIRQIIRESVRNMSIPSTKPNISQPPMTLSRISTGHVEKMDKPPICPSQGQNGNGQSQTGAVSKKAGKQQLLSNMLNTKRKYSHSKPSIDHESSEDKETEEPQPSQQHQPTFRSRSKTISDTSGEVKVEMDSGTKSEGEEDSQAFLGEKKTSLGRTPNHLTLSTTSTISAGSTGSQARLIQSSHHPENYQPIAVKELGSPIWKPRELPSLGEATTLPRKGKSAGEFADMSSAHSASRKSLIEINNCAQQSNFNNHV